DNA sequence from the Streptomyces tsukubensis genome:
GCCGCCCGGGATGGACAAGGGCGTCGCGCTCGCGGAGTACGTCCACGAGGTCGGCGCGGAGTCCGTGCTGTACGCGGGGGACGATCTGGGCGACCTGCCCGCCTACGCGGCGGTGGAGAAGCTCCGCTCGGACGGTCTCGCGGGTGTGCTGGTGTGCAGCGGGAGTACGGAGGTCACCGAGCTGGCGGACCGCGCCGACCTGCTGCTGGCGGGTCCGGCGGCGGTCGTCTCCTTCCTGTCGTCCCTGGCGGACGCGCTGGGACCTCAGGGCTGAGCCCCCGGGGCTATGCCTCCGGGGCCAGCGCCTCCAGCTGGTCCAGGAACCACCGCTGCGGCGGGAGGGCCGTCGCGGCGGCGGCGAGGCGGGCGGTGCGGTCCGCCCGTACCTGCGCGGGAAGGGTCAGCGCCTCGTGGAGCGCCGCCGCCGTCGCGATCACGTCGTACGGGTTCACCACCAGCGCGTCCGCGCCCAGTTCCTCGTACGCCCCGGCCTCCCGCGACAGCACCAGCGCACAGCCCGCGTCCGAGACGACGGGGATCTCCTTCGCGACGAGGTTCATACCGTCGCGGATCGGGTTGACCAGGGCCACGTCCGCGAGCCGGTAGGCGGCCAGCGAACGGGCGAAGTCGTCCTTCACATGGAGCACGACCGGGGTCCAGCCGGGCGTCCCGTACTCGTCGTTGACCGCGTCGGCGAGGCGCTGCACCTCCGCCGTGTAGTCGCGGTAGACGGCGAGGTCCTGGCGGGACGGGTAGGCGAAGGCGACATGGACGACCCGTTCGTGCCATTCGGGGCGGGTCGCCAGCAGATGCCGGTAGGCCAGCAGACCCCGGACGATGTTCTTCGACAGCTCCGTACGATCCACCCGGACGATCGTCTTCCGGTCGGGGCCGCCGATCTGCTCGCGCAGGGCCGTCATCCGTTCCTCGACGTCGGGGCGGTGGGCCCGCTCGCGGAGGAAACCGGCGTCGGCGCCGAGGCCGTGGACCCCGATCCGGGTGCCCTTGAGCGCGTCGGGGCCCAGCACCTCCGTACAGCAGGCGGTGAAGGCGTCGGCCCAGCGGCGGGTGAGGAAGCAGGTGCGGTCGGCGCCGAGGAGTCCGCGCAGCAGCTGCTCCGCGATGTCGTCGGGGAGCAGCCGGAAGTAGTCCGGGGGTGCCCACGGGGTGTGGGAGAAGTGGCCGATGCGCAGGTCGGGGCGGAGTTCCCGGAGCATTCCGGGGACCAGCGCGAGGTGGTAGTCCTGGACGAGGATGGCCGCGCCGTCGGCGGCCCGGTCCGCGAGCGCTCGGGCGAAGGCGCGGTTGTACGTCTCGTACGACCGCCACTGGCGGCGGAACCCGTCGTCGAAGACGGGCTCCAGCGGGGTCTGGTACAGCAGATGGTGGATGAACCACAGCACCGAGTTGGCGATTCCGTTGTACGCGTCGGAGTGGACGTCCGGGTCGATGTCGAGCATCAGGACGCCGTCCTCGCCCCGGCCGATGCCGCGCCGGACGGCTTCGCGGTCGCCGTCGCCGAGGGCGCAGCAGACCCAGAGGGCGTCGTCGCGGGCTCCGATGGCGGAGAGTCCGGAGACGACGCCCCCGCCGCCGCGTTTCGCGTCCAGCGTGCCGTCGTCGCGCAGGGTGTAGGAGACGGGTCCGCGGTTGGACGCCACGAGCACCCGGGCGGAACCGGGGGCGGGTGAGCGGTCGCGGGCAGCGTCGGCCGGGGCGGCGGGGGGCTCGGGGACCATGTCGCAACACCTAGCCTTCCGGGCGCCGGCTCAAACGTCCGTTCGCCCGTCGTGGCGCGGTTCACGCCGTCCGCGCGCCGCGACGACGGCGATCGCCCCGGCCGCGGCGAGGGCGGTGGCGAGGCCGCCGAGCAGCCAGATCCGCTCGCCGTCGCGGCTGCGGCCGGTGGGTGCGAGGACCGGTGCCCCGGGGGCGCCGACGGCCGGAACCGCTCCCGCGACGGTGATCCGGGGGACCGGGGTCACGGCGCGGGGCGCCCGGTGGACCGGGACGGGCCGTCCGCCGGGGGCGGTCCCCGCGGCGGGGGCGCGGGTGGGATAGAAGGCGGGGCGAAGCTCGGCGGCGGGGCCGGGTGCCGCGGCGGGCGCCGGAACCGTCTCGGCCCGGGCGGCGGGACCGGGCGCCGCTACGGGTCGGGCGGCCGGGCGGGGCGCCGTCCCGGCCTGTCCCTCCCGGCCGGACACCGCGTCCGTGACACCGGCGGGACCGGGCGCGACGGCGCGGCCCGGGTCCGGAAGGACCCGTACCGCTTCGGTCCCGGCGGCCGGGCCCGGCGTGTCCGCGCGGGCGATCGGGGCCGCCGGGACCACCAGGACCACCAGGGCCAGCAGTCCGGCCAGCTTCACCGCGCGGCCCCGGACCCGTCCGGGGCCGCGCCTGCGGCCCGGGCGCCGTGCGGGCGGTCTGCGGTACGGGGCACGGCCGCGTGGGATGTGCGGACGTACGGAGACGGGCGCCGCCGCCGGGGCCGAGGGACGCCGGGGCTGCGCAATACGGGTATAAGTCATACATAAGATATTCAGCCCTTTGACTGGGAAACCGGCGCTTATGCCGCGCGACGCGCCGCATACTCACCGATCTCGCGCATCGGCGGCCGCTCCTCCGTGTCCACCGCATGGGTCCGCGGTACGAACCCGTCCGCCCCCCGCTCGAACTGCGTCAGCACCGGCCGCACCAACTGCCCCCGGGACAGCCGCAGTTGCGCCGTCCGGTAGATCGCCGCCGCCATCCGGCCC
Encoded proteins:
- a CDS encoding alpha,alpha-trehalose-phosphate synthase (UDP-forming); this encodes MVPEPPAAPADAARDRSPAPGSARVLVASNRGPVSYTLRDDGTLDAKRGGGGVVSGLSAIGARDDALWVCCALGDGDREAVRRGIGRGEDGVLMLDIDPDVHSDAYNGIANSVLWFIHHLLYQTPLEPVFDDGFRRQWRSYETYNRAFARALADRAADGAAILVQDYHLALVPGMLRELRPDLRIGHFSHTPWAPPDYFRLLPDDIAEQLLRGLLGADRTCFLTRRWADAFTACCTEVLGPDALKGTRIGVHGLGADAGFLRERAHRPDVEERMTALREQIGGPDRKTIVRVDRTELSKNIVRGLLAYRHLLATRPEWHERVVHVAFAYPSRQDLAVYRDYTAEVQRLADAVNDEYGTPGWTPVVLHVKDDFARSLAAYRLADVALVNPIRDGMNLVAKEIPVVSDAGCALVLSREAGAYEELGADALVVNPYDVIATAAALHEALTLPAQVRADRTARLAAAATALPPQRWFLDQLEALAPEA